One Phosphitispora fastidiosa DNA segment encodes these proteins:
- a CDS encoding nucleotidyltransferase family protein, with protein MLNLNQIKTAITEVAGSYPVKTVSLFGSYAEDTATENSDIDILVEFLTPSISLFTLLELKFAIEEKLGKDVDVIHAPLDENALINPTKVVRIYEQ; from the coding sequence ATGTTAAACCTTAATCAAATAAAAACTGCGATAACTGAAGTAGCCGGTTCATATCCGGTAAAAACAGTTTCGTTGTTTGGTTCCTATGCAGAAGATACAGCTACCGAAAACAGTGATATTGATATCTTGGTTGAATTTTTGACACCAAGCATTTCTTTATTCACTCTTCTTGAATTGAAATTTGCAATTGAGGAAAAGTTGGGTAAAGACGTAGATGTTATTCATGCTCCACTTGACGAAAATGCTTTGATTAACCCAACCAAGGTGGTCAGAATCTATGAACAATAG